The genomic window TGAATTATTAGATGAGATTGAACAAAAACTAAACATCAATGTTACTCCTTTAAGCTGGCCTATCAATATGGGTCCGGAATTTAAAGGCGTTTACAGTATTTTTGAAGAGAAGCTAAACCTTTTTACTCCAGCCAAACAAACTATTGAAGAATATATAGAAATCAGTAGTGTTGCCGATCCTGTTTTAGATGAGATAGTCGGAACAAAAGATGCTGATATTCTCCGCGAAGAAATAGAATTGGCTACGGAAGTCTATCCTAAATTTGAAAAGCAAACGTATCTTGATGGAAATATCAGTCCGGTATTTTTCGGTAGCGCTTTGAATAATTTTGGAGTAATGGAACTGCTTAATTGTTTTATTGAGATTGCACCGAATCCTCTTCCCTACCAAACAGAAGAACGATTAGTAAATCCAGCTGAAGAGAAGTTTACGGGTTTTGTTTTTAAGATTCACGCTAACTTAGATCCCAATCATCGCGACAGGATTGCTTTTGTTAGAGTAACATCCGGAATTTTTAGACGAAATGTATTTTACAGGCACATTAGAAGCAATAAAAAAATTCGGTTTTCCAGTCCAACAGCTTTTATGGCACAAAAAAAATCTGTTATTGAAGAAGTTTACCCTGGTGATATTGTGGGCTTACACGATACGGGTAATTTTAAAATTGGCGACACCTTGACTGAAGGTGAAGTGCTTCATTTTAAAGGAATGCCAAGCTTCTCTCCTGAGCTTTTTAAATATATAGAGAATGATGATCCGATGAAATCCAAACAGCTGGCTAAAGGCATTGACCAGTTGATGGATGAAGGTGTGGCTCAATTATTTAAAGGAAAAACTTCTACCCGTAAAATTATTGGAACCGTAGGTGCTTTGCAGTTTGAAGTTATCCAATATCGCCTCTTGCACGAATATGGTGCTAAATGTCGATACGAACCTATTACACTTTATAAAACAGCTTGGATTACCAGCGAAGACCAAGCACAACTTGATGATTTTACGACCCGAAAATCGGGCAGTTTAGCAGTAGATAAAGAAGGTCGGTTGGTGTTTCTTGCTGAGAGTAAATATGCTTTGGATATGGCTATGCAGAAATACAATAAAATTAAATTCCATTTTACTTCGGAATTTTAAAGATTAAAACTGAATTATAGACGTGTTTCTTCCTTGAAGAAAATTTCCATAAACGTTTATTCGATTGAGCAGATTTGTTCTATTCTGTATTTTATTTTCAACAAAAAGTCAAAAAAGTGTTAAACACAAACAACAATTTGCGTATTTCTCTACCGATTCTTTACTTGTAGTTCCGAAAAGCTTAACTCAAATATTTAGCCACAATGGGCATTCTTCTGCCCATTCCAAAAGCTTTGGTTGAGACTCGCAAAATAGGTGGTGTTTGGTATCGTTTGTACTCGTTGGTGTTTACCAATTTTAAAACACGGTCTACCAAAGTTTTATCATAACCCATCTCAATAATTGCTCTTGGTCCTTTTCGGTTCTCGATATATTCAAAAAGGATAGCATCCAAAATTTCATAATCGGGCAAAGAATCTGAGTCTTTCTGACCTGGTCTTAATTCTGCCGAAGGTGGTTTATTAATGGTATTCCACGGAATTATTTCCTCATTTCTATTGATATATCGTGCCAAGGCAAAAACATCAATTTTATACACATCTCCAATAACGGAAAGTCCACCATTCATATCGCCATAAAGCGTTCCATAGCCTACAGCCGATTCGCTTTTATTAGAGGTGTTCAAAAGAATGTATCCGAATTTATTAGATAAAGCCATCAATAAAACGCCACGCGAACGTGCTTGAATATTTTCTTCAGCAATACCAAAGGGCAAATCTTTAA from Bacteroidales bacterium includes these protein-coding regions:
- a CDS encoding peptide chain release factor 3 translates to MKLEDEIKRRRTFAIISHPDAGKTTLTEKLLLYGGAIQVAGAVKSNKIKKTATSDFMEIEKQRGISVATSVMGFEYKDYKINILDTPGHKDFQEDTYRTLTAADSVIVVIDVAKGVEPQTEKLVEVCRMRNIPIIVFINKLDRHGKDGFELLDEIEQKLNINVTPLSWPINMGPEFKGVYSIFEEKLNLFTPAKQTIEEYIEISSVADPVLDEIVGTKDADILREEIELATEVYPKFEKQTYLDGNISPVFFGSALNNFGVMELLNCFIEIAPNPLPYQTEERLVNPAEEKFTGFVFKIHANLDPNHRDRIAFVRVTSGIFRRNVFYRHIRSNKKIRFSSPTAFMAQKKSVIEEVYPGDIVGLHDTGNFKIGDTLTEGEVLHFKGMPSFSPELFKYIENDDPMKSKQLAKGIDQLMDEGVAQLFKGKTSTRKIIGTVGALQFEVIQYRLLHEYGAKCRYEPITLYKTAWITSEDQAQLDDFTTRKSGSLAVDKEGRLVFLAESKYALDMAMQKYNKIKFHFTSEF
- the nadE gene encoding NAD(+) synthase, with amino-acid sequence DHSIKDAEDLAKNLGSPYEIIPIKSIYESFEKELKPHFKDLPFGIAEENIQARSRGVLLMALSNKFGYILLNTSNKSESAVGYGTLYGDMNGGLSVIGDVYKIDVFALARYINRNEEIIPWNTINKPPSAELRPGQKDSDSLPDYEILDAILFEYIENRKGPRAIIEMGYDKTLVDRVLKLVNTNEYKRYQTPPILRVSTKAFGMGRRMPIVAKYLS